The nucleotide window GAACATTTGTGAACATTATTTTTACTGTTATCTTAAATTAAACGCAAATGATAAATCAAATATTTGAAGGGACTTGAAATGGGTATTTTAAACGGTTTATTAGGCAATGCAACCGAAGTTAAAGTGGAGGATCTACAAAAAGAACTAAACCCGATATTGGCTGATGGGGAATCTATAGAAATGGCCTATAAAGTACTGAGAGATATGTACGTTTTCACAAACAAAAGATTATTGCTTATTGATAAACAGGGGCTTACAGGGAAAAAGGTCGATTATCACACTATCCCTTATAAATCGATATCACATTTTGCAGTAGAGACAGCCGGGCATTTTGATATGGATGCAGAATTAAAAATTTGGATATCAAGCTCAAAAGATCCCATTATAAAAACATTGAAAAAGGGTACGGATGTTGTTGGAATTCAAAAAGCAATGGCCAATTTTATGTTCAATTAATATCAGGGATTGCAAAAAGGACTCTGCAAAATAAAGCCGTTTAATAAAAGGAATTTTATTAGAAGAAAAAGAACCCTATATGTAAGCCCCTTTAATGGTAAACTCATGGGGCACATGAGTATGAATCCGATTTAAAATGATCGTATAAGGATTTTGTCAGGGCGTATCAGCCCCATGCGGTAGGAGCCAGGACGGAATCTTGCGAGCTAAAAGGTTAAAAATATTTTTTTGGGGTTGTGGGAATGATCTTTTTTGTTAAAATTTTTAAGTCTGGAATAATCAAGGTAAAACTTGCCCGGTGTCACCTATATGTCACATGGAACAAAAAAAGGTTTTCAGTATTTGCTTAAAAACCCTTGATATCAGTGGCACGCCCGGAGGGATTCGAACCCCCGACCTATGGATTCGAAGTCCAGCGCTCTATCCAGCTGAGCTACGGGCGCACAGGTTTGTGAAGTCGATATTAGATAGCACAATGAAATTTATTGTGCAATGGTATACTTGCTTTTTATATAAAAGAAATTCTAACCTTTTGGAATAATAATTTTTTCATTTTTGGCAGCCCTTTTTTTTTGCATTTCATGGAATTTATTTTTCTCATGATTAATTTTTTTTATCACCATAAACGATGCATCCAGTTGATCAGATGATTTAATCTGTGGATTCTCAAAAACCAATTCAATTCTTTTTAAATCCTTTGATATGATTTCATATTTTTTGTTTTGCAAATCGCTACGAATATTTTTAATAAAATGCTGAAATACCGTTTTGTTGTTTAAAAATTTATCATGGCTGATCATATAATTGATTTCAGGCAATACAACCCCAAAACCAAGCAGAAAAACCAAAAGAAAAACGATACGCAACCAAATTTGTTTTGCAACAATTAATCCAATTATTGTTACGGCTAAAAATAGCAGGATCAATAAGTTCATAATCTTTATTACGCCTTTCCCATCTGGTTTACAGGTGTTTTACCGTTTGCAATAAAATTGATATTTTTTGCTACCAATTTTGCGATTCCCTGCATGGAAACATCTGTTGCACCACCGATATGGGGTGTTGCCATGACATTGTATTGAAACATATCATCTTCAGGGTCAGGGGGTTCTTCCCAGAAGACATCAAGACCTGCACCTGCAATAACTTTTGATTTTAAGGCCGATTTTAAAGCCTTGTAATCCACAAGGCCTCCCCTGGATACATTGATAAGAAATACCCCCGGTTTCATTATTTTAAATGTGTCATGATTGATGAAAGCCCCATGGGGCCTCCCATGATTCGATTTTTCAAGCTGTCTTTCATCATTTCAGTATTTCGTGATAACCCTATCATTAAATAGATAGCAAGTTCTGCAACAGAATCGGCATTTCCTGAGACATCAGTGGGAACATTTGCAACAAAAATTCCACGTTTGCGGGCAGCATTAATATCCACCAGTTCAAGGCCTGCACCGCATTGCTGGATCAGTTGAAGTTTGTCGGCTGTTTTAAGTGTCTCCTCGGTCACTCTTGACATTGTTGGAATTAAAACATCAATACCGGACAAATCTGTAATTTCAAAACGACCCTCTGCAATAAACTCATGACCAGGCAATATTTTTTTCACTCGGTTCAAAAAACCACCCCATGCATCTTCAGACGCTGCAAACAATATTTTCAATCAATGCCTCCTGTATTATTCAATGATGCCCCTTTTGAATTATAACCTCATCAATTATTTTAAAAAATCTATCTTGCCACAATCTGGAA belongs to Desulfobacula toluolica Tol2 and includes:
- a CDS encoding PH domain-containing protein, yielding MGILNGLLGNATEVKVEDLQKELNPILADGESIEMAYKVLRDMYVFTNKRLLLIDKQGLTGKKVDYHTIPYKSISHFAVETAGHFDMDAELKIWISSSKDPIIKTLKKGTDVVGIQKAMANFMFN
- a CDS encoding NAD(P)-dependent oxidoreductase; this encodes MKPGVFLINVSRGGLVDYKALKSALKSKVIAGAGLDVFWEEPPDPEDDMFQYNVMATPHIGGATDVSMQGIAKLVAKNINFIANGKTPVNQMGKA
- a CDS encoding Rossmann-fold NAD(P)-binding domain-containing protein, with amino-acid sequence MKILFAASEDAWGGFLNRVKKILPGHEFIAEGRFEITDLSGIDVLIPTMSRVTEETLKTADKLQLIQQCGAGLELVDINAARKRGIFVANVPTDVSGNADSVAELAIYLMIGLSRNTEMMKDSLKNRIMGGPMGLSSIMTHLK